One genomic segment of Bombyx mori chromosome W, ASM3026992v2 includes these proteins:
- the LOC134201719 gene encoding uncharacterized protein LOC134201719 — protein sequence MKEDIKNIIFNSLTEKFSSLELKNELLEQKIEEQNRKMNNLERQSRRKNLVMFGVEERENSYHELEEMIISIINTNFKVSCETNSIEAVRRLGKKGEKTRPVVITFNTLGLKLKIQKDKYCLQKTAYYIKEDYPIEILKKRKELQAQLEREKEAGNRAIIRYDKLIILNKKHSPRNQPNKRYLSESPETPMTASQETQHVEKQPLKKTKARNMKSYITQTPKLVFAQKEAPQNQTKTSKDNAK from the coding sequence ATGAAGGAAGAcatcaaaaacataatatttaacaGCCTTACCGAGAAGTTTAGCAGCTTAGAACTAAAAAACGAGCTTTTAGAACAAAAAATTGAAGAACAAAATAGAAAGATGAACAACTTAGAAAGACAGTCTAGACGCAAAAACTTGGTCATGTTTGGTGTAGAAGAGCGCGAAAACTCATACCACGAACTTGAAGAAATGATAATCagcataataaatacaaattttaaagtatCCTGCGAAACTAACAGCATTGAAGCAGTACGTAGGTTGGGAAAAAAGGGAGAGAAGACCAGACCAGTAGTAATAACGTTCAACACATTaggattaaaactaaaaattcagaaagacaaatattgtttacaaaaaaccGCATACTACATAAAAGAAGACTATCCAATTGAAATCTTAAAAAAGCGCAAAGAGTTGCAAGCCCAGTTAGAGAGAGAAAAAGAAGCAGGAAATAGAGCAATTATAAGATATGACAAACTTATCATACTGAATAAAAAACATTCTCCCCGCAATCAACCAAACAAGAGATACCTTTCCGAATCCCCGGAGACACCTATGACTGCTAGCCAAGAAACTCAACACGTTGAAAAACAACCTTTGAAGAAAACCAAAGCGAGGAACATGAAAAGCTACATAACACAGACGCCCAAACTAGTATTCGCCCAGAAAGAAGCACCTCAAAACCAAACAAAGACTTCCAAGGATAATGCAAAATAG